In the genome of Podospora pseudocomata strain CBS 415.72m chromosome 2 map unlocalized CBS415.72m_2.2, whole genome shotgun sequence, one region contains:
- the NAP1 gene encoding histone chaperone (EggNog:ENOG503NVG5; COG:B; COG:D; BUSCO:EOG09263ULA) — MAEPIKNKRPDPAVAPFVSISPIYPAVVAAQQDLACDHELTILHDAEDLGGGVTAASIFAHDPRLVSLIQGRLGSLVGKSSGYIESLPAEVKRRVSGLKGIQKEHSKLEAEFQEEVLQLEKKFFAKFTPLYEQRAAIVNGKTEPTEDLVKAGEEDEDKAEGAAVETKGATDGGKVNGIPEFWLSAMKNQISLAEMITDRDEGALKSLIDIRMEYLDKPGFRLIFEFAENEFFTNKIITKTYYYQNESGYGGDFIYDHAEGDKIDWKAGQDLTVRIEQKKQRNKTTKQTRIVKKTVPTESFFNFFSPPKPPTDDDDEAAEDIEERLELDYQLGEDIKEKLIPRAIDWFTGEALAFEELDEEDYADFDDDDEDDEDDDSEDHDDEDESEEDEEDGSKPKQEPSECKQS, encoded by the exons ATGGCCGAACCGATTAAGAACAAGCGGCCTGACCCCGCCGTTGCCCC GTTCGTATCCATCTCCCCTATCTACCCCGCCGTTGTTGCGGCCCAACAAGATTTGGCTTGTGATCATGAACTGACCATTTTGCATGACGCAGAGGatctgggtggtggtgtcacTGCCGCTTCCATCTTTGCTCACGACCCCCGCCTCGTGTCCCTGATCCAGGGCCGTCTCGGTTCCCTCGTTGGCAAGTCTTCCGGCTACATCGAGTCGCTCCCTGCCGAGGTCAAGCGCCGTGTCTCCGGTCTCAAGGGCATCCAGAAAGAGCACTCCAAGCTCGAGGCCGAGTTCCAGGAGGAGGTTCTTCAGCTCGAGAAGAAATTCTTCGCCAAGTTCACCCCTCTCTATGAGCAGCGTGCCGCCATCGTCAACGGCAAGACCGAGCCCACCGAGGACCTCGTCAAGGCcggcgaagaggatgaggacaaGGCGGAGGGCGCCGCTGTCGAGACCAAGGGCGCCACCGACGGCGGTAAGGTCAACGGTATTCCCGAGTTCTGGCTCTCTGCCATGAAGAACCAGATCTCCCTTGCCGAGATGATCACCGACCGCGATGAGGGCGCTCTCAAGTCCCTGATCGACATCCGCATGGAGTACCTCGACAAGCCCGGTTTCCGCCTGATCTTCGAGTTCGCTGAGAACGAGTTTTTCACCAacaagatcatcaccaagaccTACTACTACCAGAACGAGAGCGGGTATGGCGGTGACTTCATTTATGACCATGCCGAGGGTGACAAGATCGACTGGAAGGCCGGTCAGGATCTTACCGTTCGCATCGAACAGAAGAAGCAACGTAACAAGA CCACGAAGCAGACTCGCATCGTTAAGAAGACTGTCCCAACCGAgtccttcttcaacttcttctcgccccccaagccccccaccgacgacgacgacgaggcggccgaggatATTGAGGAGCGTCTCGAGCTCGACTACCAGCTCGGTGAggacatcaaggagaagcttATTCCCCGCGCCATCGACTGGTTCACCGGCGAAGCCCTCGCTTTCGAGGAgttggacgaggaggactATGCCGATttcgacgacgatgatgaggatgacgaggacgatgacagcGAGGAccacgatgatgaggacgagtccgaggaggacgag GAGGATGGCAGCAAGCCCAAGCAGGAGCCCTCGGAGTGCAAGCAAAGCTAA
- the SER33 gene encoding D-3-phosphoglycerate dehydrogenase 2 (BUSCO:EOG09262CO6; COG:E; EggNog:ENOG503NU0Y) yields the protein MTTPKPISQSSLARPAVSNSLSVSPTATFHSPPASSSFMASLALRAAAKQLKPFSTEDIKILLLENVNQTGRDILSGQGYQVEFHKASLPEDQLIEKIRDVHVIGIRSKTKLTAKVLQEAKNLLVIGCFCIGTNQVDLDYAAKQGIAVFNSPFANSRSVAELVIAEIISLARQLGDRSNELHRGTWNKVSAKCWEVRGKTLGIVGYGHIGSQLSVLAEAMGMNVIYYDVVSLMAIGTARQVPTLEALLGEADFVTLHVPETPETKNMLGAKQFEQMKNGSYLINASRGTVVDIPALIKAMRAGKVAGAALDVYPNEPAGNGDYFTTDLNPWAEELRGLNNIILTPHIGGSTEEAQRAIGIEVADALVRYINQGVTLGSVNLPEVNMRQLTLDESNHARIIYIHRNVPGVLRRVNEILGDHNVDKQISDSKGDIAYLMADVSDVRPEDIKEIRDSLDGLSSRILTRVLY from the exons ATGacaaccccaaaaccaatCTCACAGTCTTCGTTGGCTAGACCTGCCGTGTCCAACAGCCTCAGTGTTTCCCCTACCGCTACTTTCCACTCACCACCCGCGTCGAGCAGCTTCATGGCCAGCCTTGCGTTGCGCGCTGCTGCTAAGCAGCTCAAGCCGTTCAGCACGGAGGACATCAAGattctgctgctggagaatGTGAACCAGACCGGGAGGGATATTCTGTCTGGTCAGGGGTACCAGGTTGAGTTTCACAAGGCTTCGTTGCCGGAGGATCAGTTGATTGAGAAGATTAG AGATGTCCACGTCATTGGCATCCGCTCAAAGACAAAGTTGACGGCCAAGGTGCTCCAGGAGGCCAAGAACCTTCTCGTCATCGGCTGCTTCTGCATCGGCACTAACCAGGTTGATCTGGATTATGCTGCCAAGCAGGGTATCGCTGTTTTCAACTCTCCCTTTGCCAACTCGCGCAGTGTGGCCGAGTTGGTGATTGCCGAGATTATCTCTCTTGCCCGCCAGCTGGGCGATCGCTCGAATGAGCTTCACCGGGGCACTTGGAACAAGGTCAGCGCCAAGTGCTGGGAGGTGCGTGGCAAGACGCTGGGTATTGTTGGGTATGGGCACATTGGCTCGCAGCTGTCGGTGTTGGCGGAGGCGATGGGGATGAATGTCATTTATTATGACGTGGTCAGCTTGATGGCGATTGGTACCGCGAGGCAGGTGCCTACGCTGGAGGCGCTGCTTGGGGAGGCGGATTTTGTCACGCTGCATGTGCCCGAGACTCCGGAGACGAAGAACATGCTGGGGGCGAAGCAGTTTGAGCAGATGAAGAATGGGTCTTATCTTATCAATGCCAGCCGTGGGACGGTGGTTGATATCCCGGCGCTGATCAAGGCTATGAGGGCGGGCAAGGTTGCTGGTGCGGCGCTGGATGTCTATCCTAATGAGCCGGCTGGGAATGGGGATTACTTCACCACCGACCTGAACCCGTGGGCGGAGGAGCTCCGCGGTCTCAACAACATTATTTTGACTCCTCATATCGGTGGTAGCACGGAGGAGGCGCAGAGGGCGATTGGTATTGAGGTTGCGGATGCGCTCGTGAGGTACATCAACCAGGGTGTCACCCTTGGGAGCGTCAACCTGCCCGAGGTCAACATGCGCCAGCTTACCCTCGACGAGAGCAACCACGCGCGCATCATCTACATCCATCGCAACGTGCCCGGTGTGCTGCGCAGGGTGAACGAGATCTTGGGCGACCACAACGTCGACAAGCAGATTTCGGACTCCAAGGGCGACATTGCTTACCTCATGGCCGATGTTAGCGACGTCCGGCCGGAGGATATCAAGGAGATTCGGGACAGCTTGGACGGACTCAGCTCACGCATTCTTACCCGGGTTCTGTATTAG
- the MYO2 gene encoding Myosin type-2 heavy chain 1 (COG:Z; EggNog:ENOG503NV49) yields MSESYDVGTRAWQPDATEGWVASEVVKKTVDGDKVKLIFRLENDETKELEVSLEALQSGNDPSLPPLMNPTMLEASDDLTNLSHLNEPAVLQAIRLRYLQKEIYTYSGIVLIATNPFARVDSLYVPGMVQVYAGKQRATQAPHLFAIAEEAFMDMLRDNKNQTIVVSGESGAGKTVSAKYIMRYFATRHPSDSPGSRAKKGPEAMSKTEEAILATNPIMEAFGNAKTTRNDNSSRFGKYIEIMFDKETNIIGAKIRTYLLERSRLVFQPLKERNYHIFYQLVAGVTDKERQELGLLPIEQFDYLNQGNTPTIDGVDDKAEFKATKQSLTTIGVSEGEQAEIFKLLAGLLHLGNVKIGASRTESVLAATEPSLVKACEILGIDAPEFAKWIVKKQLVTRGEKITSNLSQAQAIVVRDSVAKFIYSSLFDWLVEIINRSLATEEVLSRVKSFIGVLDIYGFEHFAKNSFEQFCINYANEKLQQEFNQHVFKLEQEEYLREKIDWTFIDFADNQPCIDLIEGKLGILSLLDEESRLPMGSDEQFVTKLHHNYAADKHKFYKKPRFGKSSFTVCHYAIDVTYESDGFIEKNRDTVPDEHMAVLRASTNAFLGQVLDAASAVREKDLAQASSNAVKPAAGRRIGVAVNRKPTLGGIFKSSLIELMTTINSTDVHYIRCIKPNEAKEAWKFEGPMVLSQLRACGVLETVRISCAGYPTRWTYEEFALRYYMLVPSQQWTSEIRQMADAILTKALGANKVAPGMDKYQMGLTKIFFRAGMLAFLENLRTTRLNDCAILIQKNLKAKYYRKKYLAARGAIVSFQALFRGYRARKEAQELRTIKAAVTIQKNWRGFKQRREFLVIRNDVIRAQAAIKGYLRRKEIMETRVGNAVLIIQRNWRSRQQLRAWRDYRRKIVIVQSLWRGKTARKEYKVVRAEARDLKQISYKLENKVVELTQSLGTMKAQNKELKVQVENYEGQVAIWRNRHNALEARTKELQTEANQAGIAAARLEAMEAEMKKLQTSFEESTANVKRMQEEERQLRESLRATNEELEAARQQSEQSEVEKNSLRQQIAELQEALEQARRAAPVNGELVNGNGPASAAPAGLINLVSSKKPKRRSAGAEPREMDRYSMAYNPRPVSMAVPGMNRQTTLSGSTFIPGIDSIEMELEGLLADEEGLNQEVTIGLIRNLKIPSPSSNPAPTDKEVLFPSYLINLVTSEMWNNGFVKESERFLANVMQSIQQEVMNHDDEEAINPGAFWLSNVHEMLSFVFLAEDWYEAQKTDNYEYDRLLEIVKHDLESLEFNIYHTWMKVLKKKLNKMIVPAIIESQSLPGFVTNENNRFLGKLLQGNSAPAYSMDNLLSLLNSVFRAMKAYYLEDSIITQTITELLRLVGVTAFNDLLMRRNFLSWKRGLQINYNITRIEEWCKSHDMPEGTLQLEHLMQATKLLQLKKATLNDIEIIQDICWMLSPNQIQKLLNQYLVADYEQPINGEIMKAVASRVTEKSDVLLLQAVDMDDSGPYEIAEPRVITALETYTPSWLQTPRLKRLAEIVSQQAIAQQEKLEFGSQAGDFDTHSMNDLQEMEEGPGSIQASA; encoded by the exons ATGTCTGAGAGTTATGATGTTGGCACGCGAGCGTGGCAGCCCGACGCAACCGAGGGCTGGGTTGCGtctgaggttgtcaagaagaCAGTAGATGGGGACAAAGTCAAGCTCATCTTCCGGTTAGAAAATGACGAG ACCAAGGAACTGGAGGTCTCGCTGGAGGCCCTCCAGTCCGGCAACGACCCGTCCTTACCTCCTCTGATGAACCCTACCATGCTCGAAGCCAGCGATGATTTGACAAACCTTTCCCATCTTAACGAGCCTGCCG TTCTGCAGGCCATTCGCCTTCGATACCTCCAAAAAGAGATCTACACATACTCCGGTATTGTGCTGATAGCAACCAACCCCTTTGCTCGCGTCGATTCCCTCTACGTACCTGGCATGGTGCAAGTATATGCCGGGAAGCAGAGAGCCACACAAGCTCCTCACCTGTTTGCCATTGCTGAGGAAGCTTTCAT GGACATGCTGCGCGACAACAAGAACCAGACCATCGTCGTGTCTGGTGAGTCCGGTGCTGGTAAAACTGTCAGCGCCAAGTACATCATGCGATACTTCGCGACAAGACATCCATCAGACAGCCCGGGATCGAGGGCAAAGAAGGGCCCAGAGGCGATGAGCAAGACCGAAGAGGCTATCCtggccaccaaccccatcatggAAGCCTTCGGTAACGCCAAGACGACGAGAAACGACAACTCCTCGCGGTTCGGAAAGTACATTGAAATCATGTTTGACAAGGAAACAAATATTATCGGAGCTAAGATCAGGACATATTTGCTGGAACGGTCGAGATTGGTCTTCCAGCCGCTCAAGGAGAGGAATTATCACATTTTCTACCAGCTCGTGGCCGGTGTGACGGACAAGGAGCGCCAGGAGCTGGGTCTGCTGCCTATTGAGCAGTTTGACTACCTCAACCAGGGCAACACCCCGACGATTGACGGCGTGGACGACAAGGCGGAATTTAAGGCGACGAAGCAGTCGCTGACGACGATTGGTGTGAGCGAGGGCGAGCAGGCCGAGATCTTTAAGCTGCTTGCTGGTTTGCTCCACCTCGGCAACGTCAAGATCGGGGCGTCCAGGACGGAAAGCGTGCTCGCTGCGACGGAGCCATCGTTGGTCAAGGCTTGCGAGATTCTCGGTATTGATGCCCCCGAGTTTGCCAAGTGGAttgtcaagaagcagcttgTCACTCGTGGCGAGAAGATCACTTCGAACTTGTCGCAAGCTCAGGCTATCGTTGTCAGGGATTCCGTGGCCAAGTTCATCTACTCTAGCTTGTTCGACTGGCTGGTGGAGATTATCAACAGGAGCTTGGCGACCGAGGAGGTTCTCAGCAGGGTCAAGTCGTTTATTGGTGTGCTCGATATTTACGGTTTCGAACATTTCGCCAAGAACTCGTTTGAGCAGTTCTGCATCAACTATGCCAACGAGAAGCTGCAGCAAGAGTTCAACCAGCACGTCTTCAAgcttgagcaggaggagtaTCTTAGGGAGAAGATCGACTGGACCTTTATTGATTTCGCGGATAACCAGCCCTGTATCGATTTGATTGAGGGCAAGCTCGGtattctttctctccttgatGAAGAATCCAGGCTGCCTATGGGATCTGATGAGCAGTTTGTCACCAAGCTCCACCACAACTATGCTGCCGACAAGCACAAGTTCTACAAGAAGCCAAGGTTCGGCAAGTCGTCTTTCACCGTCTGCCACTATGCCATCGACGTCACGTATGAGTCGGACGGTTTCATAGAAAAGAACCGTGACACGGTTCCCGACGAACACATGGCGGTACTGCGCGCGTCGACCAATGCGTTCCTCGGCCAGGTGTTGGATGCCGCGTCGGCGGTGCGGGAGAAGGACCTCGCCCAGGCAAGCTCTAATGCGGTGAAGCCGGCGGCCGGTAGGAGAATTGGCGTCGCCGTCAACCGCAAGCCCACACTGGGAGGCATCTTCAAGTCCTCGCTGATCGAGCTCatgaccaccatcaacagcacTGATGTGCACTACATCAGATGTATCAAGCCCaacgaggccaaggaggcgtGGAAGTTTGAGGGCCCCATGGTTCTCAGCCAGCTCCGCGCCTGCGGTGTTCTCGAAACAGTCCGTATTAGTTGTGCGGGTTACCCCACGAGGTGGACGTATGAGGAGTTTGCGCTGCGGTACTACATGTTGGTGCCGTCGCAGCAATGGACCTCGGAAATTAGGCAGATGGCCGATGCCATCCTGACCAAGGCCCTCGGCGCCAACAAGGTGGCCCCGGGTATGGACAAGTACCAGATGGGTCTGACCAAGATCTTCTTCAGGGCGGGTATGCTTGCCTTTTTGGAGAACCTGAGGACGACACGTCTCAACGACTGCGCCATTCTCATTCAAAAGAAcctcaaggccaagtactACCGCAAGAAGTATCTTGCTGCCAGGGGTGCCATTGTCAGCTTCCAGGCTCTCTTCCGGGGCTACAGGGCCCGCAAGGAGGCTCAGGAGCTGCGGACGATCAAGGCTGCGGTTACCATCCAAAAGAACTGGCGTGGTTTCAAGCAGAGGAGAGAGTTCCTCGTTATCCGCAACGATGTCATTCGCGCTCAGGCCGCTATCAAGGGTTATCTGCGCCGCAAGGAGATCATGGAGACCCGGGTTGGCAACGCTGTTCTTATCATTCAGCGCAACTGGCGCTCGAGACAACAGCTTCGTGCCTGGAGAGACTACCGCCGCAAGATTGTCATTGTGCAGAGCTTGTGGCGTGGCAAGACTGCTCGGAAGGAGTACAAGGTTGTCCGTGCCGAGGCTCGTGACTTGAAGCAGATCTCTTACAAGCTGGAGAACAAGGTCGTTGAGTTGACGCAGTCTTTGGGTACCATGAAGGCGCAGAACAAGGAGTTGAAGGTGCAGGTGGAGAACTATGAAGGGCAGGTTGCCATTTGGAGAAATAGGCACAATGCTCTGGAGGCTAGGACGAAGGAGCTGCAGACTGAGGCCAACCAGGCTGGTATTGCGGCTGCTCGTCTGGAGGCTATGGAGGCGGAGATGAAGAAGCTGCAGACTAGCTTTGAGGAGTCGACGGCGAATGTGAAGAGGatgcaagaggaggagcgacAACTTCGGGAGAGCCTCCGCGCTACCaacgaggagcttgaggctgCGCGCCAGCAGAGCGAGCAGTccgaggttgagaagaacTCGCTCAGGCAACAGATTGCTGAGCTTCAAGAGGCACTGGAGCAGGCTAGAAGAGCTGCTCCCGTCAACGGCGAGCTTGTCAACGGGAACGGACCGGCGTCTGCTGCGCCGGCCGGTCTCATCAATCTGGTGtcctccaagaagcccaagagaCGGAGTGCGGGTGCAGAGCCTCGCGAGATGGATAGGTACAGCATGGCCTACAACCCCCGCCCTGTCTCCATGGCTGTTCCTGGCATGAACCGCCAGACTACTCTTTCCGGTTCGACATTCATTCCCGGTATTGATAGCATCGAGATGGAGTTGGAAGGTCTCCTtgccgatgaggagggcCTGAACCAGGAGGTCACCATTGGCCTTATTCGCAACCTCAAGATCCCTTCGCCATCCAGCAACCCTGCCCCTACCGACAAGGAGGTCCTTTTCCCTTCGTATCTCATCAACTTGGTGACGTCCGAGATGTGGAACAACGGCTTCGTCAAGGAGTCGGAGCGGTTCCTTGCCAACGTCATGCAGTCGATTCAGCAGGAGGTGATGaaccacgacgacgaggaggctATCAACCCCGGTGCGTTCTGGCTCTCCAATGTCCACGAGATGCTGTCTTTTGTCTTCCTCGCCGAGGACTGGTACGAGGCCCAAAAGACGGACAACTACGAGTATGACCGCCTGTTGGAGATTGTCAAGCACGATCTCGAGAGTCTCGAGTTCAACATTTACCACACCTGGATGAAGgtgctcaagaagaagcttaACAAGATGATTGTGCCCGCCATCATTGAGTCGCAGTCCCTGCCGGGCTTCGTCACGAACGAAAACAACAGGTTCCTTGGCAAGCTTTTGCAGGGCAACTCTGCTCCCGCGTACAGCATGGATAACTTGCTGTCGCTTCTCAACAGCGTCTTCCGCGCCATGAAGGCTTACTACCTTGAGGATTCCATCATTACCCAGACCATCACCGAGCTGCTCAGGCTTGTTGGCGTGACGGCGTTCAACGATCTGCTCATGCGCCGCAACTTCCTCTCTTGGAAGCGTGGTCTGCAGATCAACTACAACATCACCCGTATCGAGGAGTGGTGCAAGAGCCACGACATGCCCGAGGGGACGCTCCAGCTGGAGCACTTGATGCAGGCGACCAAGCTGTTGCAGCTCAAGAAGGCGACGCTCAACGACATCGAGATCATTCAGGACATTTGCTGGATGCTGTCGCCCAACCAGATCCAGAAGCTGCTGAACCAGTACCTGGTGGCGGATTACGAGCAGCCGATCAATGGCGAGATTATGAAGGCGGTGGCGTCGAGGGTGACGGAGAAGAGCGAtgtgttgctgctgcaggCTGTCGATATGGACGACAGCGGGCCGTATGAGATTGCGGAGCCGAGAGTGATTACTGCTTTGGAGACTTATACGCCGTCat GGCTCCAAACCCCACGGTTGAAGCGTCTGGCCGAGATTGTCTCCCAGCAGGCTATTGCCCAGCAGGAGAAGCTCGAGTTTGGGTCGCAGGCGGGCGACTTTGACACGCACAGCATGAATGATCttcaggagatggaggagggccCGGGATCGATACAGGCGAGCGCCTAG